The proteins below are encoded in one region of Rhea pennata isolate bPtePen1 chromosome 21, bPtePen1.pri, whole genome shotgun sequence:
- the LOC134149765 gene encoding C-signal-like, translating into MARLSVRSTLVTGANRGIGLGTVKQLLQTPNQPEWVFAACRDPKGERAQELEHLASKHPNLVIIPLEVTDPVSIQAAAARVREHLKGSGLNLLINNAGFAKPSSLETETVENMSQVYATNTTGPLLVSQAFLPLLKKAAQGSSSSELSCSKAAIINMPSIVGSIEKICFWDNVQYISHRCSKAALNMLTKCQSLGYRQHGILCAALHTGWVQTDMGNSAGHKPPLTVDMSVQGVLNVLCSLSEKDTGTFLDWEGKALPW; encoded by the exons ATGGCAAGGCTTAGTGTCCGCTCCACTCTGGTCACTGGGGCCAATCGAGGAATCGGCCTGGGAACCGtcaagcagctcctgcagacGCCAAACCAACCCGAGTGGGTCTTTGCAGCCTGCCGGGACCCCAAGGGAGAGCGAGCACAG GAGTTAGAGCATTTGGCCTCCAAGCACCCCAACCTGGTCATCATCCCACTTG AAGTCACCGACCCCGTCAGcatccaggcagctgcagccagagtCAGGGAGCACCTGAAGGGCTCTGGGCTGAACCTCCTCATCAACAATGCTGGGTTTGCAAAACCAAGCTCTTTGGAAACTGAGACTGTGGAGAACATGTCCCAGGTGTATGCCACCAACACAACTGGGCCCCTGCTGGTGAGCCAG GCATTCCTGCCATTGCTGAAGAAGGCTGCCCAGGGAAGCTCGagctctgagctgagctgcagcaaggcagccaTCATCAACATGCCCAGCATTGTTGGCTCCATtgagaaaatatgtttctggGATAATGTGCAATATATCTCACACCGCTGCAGCAAG gctgctctgaacaTGCTCACCAAGTGCCAGTCCTTGGGGTACCGGCAACACGGCATCCTCTGCGCTGCTCTCCACACTGGCTGGGTGCAAACGGACATGGGGAACTCAGCAGGACACAAG cccccactgaCGGTGGACATGAGTGTACAAGGAGTGCTGAatgtgctctgctccctctccgAGAAGGACACGGGGACTTTCCTGGACTGGGAAGGGAAAGCACTGCCCTGGTGA